The genomic DNA GGGAAATCTCTTTCCAGGATTTTCAGTTCCTCAACCAACTGCCCGACATCTATTACCATTCCTGCACCAAGAAAACCCTTTGAATCAATCACGGGATTTATTGAGGGCAAAAGATGATTTACATACTTTTTATCGCCAACATAGATCGTATGACCGGCATTTGCGCCACCGGAAAACCTTACTATCCACTCAAAATCCCTAGAAAAGTAATTGACAACCTTTCCTTTTCCTTCATCGCCCCACTGGGCTCCAACAACGGCCAATTTCTCCACTCAGTCAACCTCCATTAAGAACTCTCTCAAATACGCAGTTAACGTTTCTCAAAAAATAATCAGGATCGAAAAGTCTTCCAATCTCTTCTGAACTCATTAGCTTCGTGATTACTTGATTAGTCAAAACCAACTGTTTGAAATCAAGATTGCCGTTCCAGCAATCCATCGATAACTCCTGCACCAACCGGTAAGCTTCCTCTCTCGACATGCCCTTTTCGATCAAGGTCAGCATTACCCTCTGTGAGAAAACAAGATTTCTGGAGGCCTTGAAGTTTTCTCTCATTCTTTCGGGATAGATAACAAGATTGCTCACCAGATAAACAGACTTCTCAGCCATATAGTACAAAAGCATTGTCGCATCAGGCAGAACTACTCTCTCCACACTGGAATGGGAGATGTCTCTTTCATGCCAGAGGGCAATATCTTCTAGTGAAGCACCTGCGTAACTTCTCATCAAACGCGCCATACCGGTGAGCCTTTCACATATAATGGGATTCTTTTTGTGAGGCATAGCGGAAGAGCCTCTCTGCCCCTTCTTAAATGGCTCTTGAACTTCCAGAACCTCTGTTCTCTGGAGATGCCTGAACTCCACAGCCATTCGCTCTATTGAAGAGGCCGCTATTGCCAGCGCCGAAAGAAACTCGGCGTGAATATCCCTCGGGATGATCTGTGAGGAAACAGCGGTCGGCCTCAGACCGAGCTCACCCAGAGCAATACTCTCGATCTCCGGCAAAATATTAGCGTAGTTTCCAACGGCTCCACTCAGTTTCCCAACTGAGCAACCATCTATAGCTACGTTCAAGCGAAGGATTGCCCTCTCTATTTCAACGAAGAACGATAGAAACTTCAGTCC from Mesotoga infera includes the following:
- a CDS encoding adenylosuccinate synthetase, with the translated sequence MEKLAVVGAQWGDEGKGKVVNYFSRDFEWIVRFSGGANAGHTIYVGDKKYVNHLLPSINPVIDSKGFLGAGMVIDVGQLVEELKILERDFPGVSSRFYLDPEAFIVLPWHKEEDLLLERMRKVPIGTTG
- a CDS encoding adenylosuccinate lyase; the protein is MIERYALSPLKELWELEAQYERWLEVELAVVDAYEKTGRIPQGTLEKMRSAARIDLEAISEIEKQVDHDVIAFIKFVTQGMGDEARFFHLGLTSSDVVDTALSLAVRKSGRLIVGSLEQLSRALKEKAVANKDVVCMGRTHGIHAEPTSFGLKFLSFFVEIERAILRLNVAIDGCSVGKLSGAVGNYANILPEIESIALGELGLRPTAVSSQIIPRDIHAEFLSALAIAASSIERMAVEFRHLQRTEVLEVQEPFKKGQRGSSAMPHKKNPIICERLTGMARLMRSYAGASLEDIALWHERDISHSSVERVVLPDATMLLYYMAEKSVYLVSNLVIYPERMRENFKASRNLVFSQRVMLTLIEKGMSREEAYRLVQELSMDCWNGNLDFKQLVLTNQVITKLMSSEEIGRLFDPDYFLRNVNCVFERVLNGG